The window GAAACTTGTATAGTTAGGTTGATAATTATAACAAATAAAATTTAGGTGAAAAAATATGAAAATAAAGAAACTGTATCATCTATGTATTCAGACTAATTGCTATGAAAAATCTAAGAAATTTTATATTGAAGTTTTAGGATTTGAACTGGTAACTCTACTTCTGCTGTAAAACAAGTACCGAAGTAAGTTGGATCAGTTTAAACTTGGGGGAGGAACTTTATCAATGAATTATGAAGACAAGGCTCTGTTAAGTTACTTAGGAAAAAAAAAGGGGTTTGAATGGTATAAAAAATCTTTTGCAAAACACGATGCCAAAAATGGAAAATTTGCGTGGAGCTGGTCATTTTGGGCATTTATAGGGGGAGGATGGTATTTTATTTATAGAAGAATGTTTGTAGAAGGGATCTGCCTTCTCGCTTTAGGTGTATTTCTTACATTTACCTATCCAGCTATGATGCTCTCGCTGAAGATATCAATGGGAGGGATAGCACCTTATATGGTATATGTGAGGTATAAAACTGCAAAAGATGACGTAGAAAGCAAATATAAGAAAGAGAGCGGAAGATTAGAAGCACTTAAGGAAAGAGGTGGCTATTTTCAACAGTCGATATACTTGGCTATAGGAGCTTATCTTCTGACACTTGGATTTATAGTTTACGCCTATGTTACAGCGGGATAAATCATAAATAATTATAATAAAAAAAGCCCTTTATGCTTATGGGGGCTTTTTTTAATTTTATAGCAGAATTTCTTTTATTTTTTTGACAACGCCGTTTTGATTGTTGGTTTCTGCGATAAAGTTTGCTTCTTTTTTTAGAAGAGGATGTGCATTTTCCATTGCATAGCCATATTTTGCATTTTTTACCATTTCGAGGTCATTTAGATAATCTCCAAAAACCATGGTCTCACAAGGAGTTATTTGAAAAAATTTCTGTATTTTTTTTATGGCAGTTCCCTTATTTGCTTTCATATGGATAATATCGAGCCATAATTTTCCAGAGACGGCAATATTAAACTTATTCTCATAATTTATAAAATATTTGTGGCTGTTTTCTTCGGAACCTTTAAAGTCGCAGAGGGTGATTTTTAAAATATCATCATTAACCTGAGTGACATCATCTACAATTTTAAAACGGGAATAATATCTAGATACCTCTGACACAAGTTTTTCATCACTGCTCTCGATATAAGCAGATTTCTTGCCGCAAATAACAAGATAAGCTCCCTCTATACCTCTGCCTATCTCTATGAGCTCTAGGGCATCTTTTTTATCGATTGTTACGGAAAAAAGCTCTATTCCGTTTTTTATTACATATGTCCCATTCTCTGCTATAAAAAGCATATCGTCCTTGATAGAATCAAACTTTTCTAGAAGATTGTAATATTGTCTCCCACTGGCGGCAGAAAAAATAATGTTTTTCTTTCGGATCTCCCTGAAAACTTCCCAAAATTCCTCGTCAATTTTATGGTCATCATTGAGCAGACTTCCGTCCATATCAGTTGCTATTAGTTTAATCATTTGAACCTCCTGGATAATTCTACTGTGATTTATTTATTGATACAGTTTCATAAAATATGGTAACTCTCTGAAGATAGAAAGTCAATATTAAATATTAATTTGAATGTGTAGAGAGCTTTTAAAAGTATTAATTTTAAGAGGAATTTATCCATAAAACTGGAATATGCAAATAAATAAATCGACAAAAATTTGAGGAGGTTTCTATGAAATTCATAAAATTTGATAATTCCCTTGTGAGGGCAGACGCCATTTTAGTCCTTAGAATAAAATTCAAAAATAGTTTCAAAGAATCAGTTTGGAATGTTGAAATTTTTATGGAAGATATCTTGTTAGAAGATGAAAAAAATTATTTTTTTGAGAGCTATAAAAGTAAGGAAGAAGCAAAAGAAAGGTTAGAGGAGATAGTAGCGAAAATAGGTATAGAGGTTATCTAATCTTCTGTATTTTGAAAAACTCAGTTTTAAGAGTTTTTCATAAATTATAAAGGAATTTAAAAAGCCTTTTGAAATATCTCTTTAGAAAGATGAATATATGTAAGGAGAGGATAGCCATGAAAAAAATAATATTATTGCTGTTTGTTTTATTGCTGGTTTTGGGCTGTGATTCTGGAAAAAAAATTACTTCAGGGAGTGAAAATATAAATCAGAAAAAAGAGATCTTAGAAATTCGGAAGCAGCTTGATGAAGCTGAGACCACAATCTCTGAACAGAATCAGAAAATAAAAGTATTGGAAGATGTAAAAGAACAGAGTAAGCTGATGCTAGCTGAGAAGGAGAGAGTAATAAAAACACATGAAAGTGAGACTGAGCTTCTTAAAAATAAAAACGTGGATCTTGCTAAAGAGATAGAAAACAGGGATTTAGAAAGAGTATACTGGATTATTTTCATTATTGTAAATAATGCACTGTGGTATGGTTATTCCAGGAAAAAGAAGGCATAAATAGCTGCCCGTCGGGCAGCTATTTTATTTTTGGATATATATTATTTTATTTTTCATAACGCTATGTTAGAAAGGAAATTCGTCGTCATCTTCAAATGATTCTGTTTCCGGCTGAGAATGTGAAGGAGCCTGTGGTTTTGAAGGTTTTGAGTAAGAATTAGAGTTAGAATATCCGCCTTGAGAATTGCTGTTGTTAGGAGATGGTTCACTGTTTCTTCCCTCTAAAAACTCGATATTGTCTACAATAACATCGTAAGTAGTCCTTTTTTCACCTTCTACTTCATATCTATTCATCTGGAGTCTTCCCTGGACACCTGTTTTTCTACCTTTTCTCAAGTATTCCCCTATTAATTCTGCAGTTTTTCCAAAAGCGACACAGTTGATGAAATCAGCTTCACCTTTTTGGAATGGTCTGTCTACAGCTAGTGAAAATCTACAGTATGCTTTCCCGCTTTGTCCATACTTTAATTCAGGGTCTCTTGTGAGTCTCCCCGTTAATACTACTAAATTCAATATAATCACCGTCCTAGATAAGTTTATTATTTTAAAGTCAATATAAAATATCGAAGAAAATCAACATTTCAAATCATTAGATATTCATTTTCTGTAGGCCACCTAAAATGCATAGATAAAAGAATTATATCATAAAAAATCTGAAAACAAAATTTTAAATTTAACTGGGAGGCAGAGTTTAAACTAAAGGTTATCAGGTAGTGATTTTTTAGCTATAAGAGCCTGCATATTAATTATTTTGGATTTTTAAAATATTACCTGCCAATAAATTAAAGAAGATGAAAAACTGATTTTTAGGAATCGATATCAGTACTTGATTATAAAGGATCTTACAAAAACATAACGAGGATTAACATGCAGGCACTTTAATTATATCCCCATTTTAATGGAAATAAAATAGTTGAAAAATTCAATTATTTATAAAAAAATATTTTCTTTTAAAAGTATAATTTAGTAATATAATGTTCATTTTTGAAACCTTGTAAAATTTGTATTGCATACTAAAGAGAACTTGATTTTTTTATTATGTAACAGGAATAAATTATGAAAATGAAAGTGAAAAAGGTCAAAAAATATCCCCAGAGTATTTAGAATGGTGGAAAAGTTATGCTATAATAGAAAATGAAAAATAAAAAGGGGGGAAGGTTGTTGGTTTTAAAAAAAAGGACACATAAAACAAAAGGAGAATTAAAAAGAACACTAACTCTATACAGAATAATTGTGGTTCTGCTCGCTACTTATATTTTAGGGTCACACCTTGGGGTATTTTAAAGGATATTTTGATTTAGAGTGTTCGAATAATTAAATTACTTTTATAATTAGGAGACTAAAAATGAAAAATAAATTTGCTTTAATTTTTTTAGCCGGTTTGCTTTTTTCTACAACTGCCAAGGGAGATCAGGAAAATAAGATGACACTTTCTGTTGGGGCAGGGGCCATTACACAAAATAGCATCTACCAATCAGAGGATAAGTATGAGACTTTTCCAGTTGCGGCTGTAAATTTGAGATATGATAATTTTTATATTAATTATGATGAGATAGGATACGATCTATATAGTGAAGATGGGATGAAATTAGGTCTTATAGGAAAAGTCCATTTGGGCTACGATTCTGATGATTTGAAAGATGAGTACGAGGCTATGGAAGACAGAGAGTATGATTTTCATCTGGGGCTGAAAACTACATATAATTATGACATTTATAAATTTGTTACCTTTGCCACTGGTGACATAAGTGGAAGGAGCGACGGTAAATCCCTTGGATTTGAAGGAAGTGCTAGGTATACTCTAATTGACAGAAGGCTTTATTTTATACCTGCTGCAGGAGTTACATATGTAGATGAAGATTTTGTAGATTATTTTTACGGGGTGAAGGAGAGTGAGGCAGTCTCTGGAGGAATAAACGGTGGGTCAGAGTATAGAGGTGCTGGAGATGTCATCTATGGACTAAAAGGAAGCTTTAGTTATATCTACAACAGCGATCTTTCTTTCCAGTGGATAAACGGTGTGAAACTATATGGTGGCCACATAAACGATTCTTCGATAGTGAGAAAGGACTATTCTTTTTATACAGGTTTGATTGTGACATACAGATTTCTATAGGGGCTCTAGGGCCTCTTTTTTAATAATAATTTAAATTTTTCAAATATCAAAAATTTACAGATAAATTACTTTTAGTAAATGCTTACTTAACGTTGAGGAGGTAGACTTACTTGGAAACAAGGGGAGCAGAGTTTATTAATTTTTACAAAAGGAGAGGATTAAAAAAATGAAAAAAAGAATTGCATTGTTACTAGCAGGAGTATCAATAGTGTCAGGTACAGCATTGGCAGCATCTTTTAAATTAACTGATGAGATTAAAATCAATGATGAGACAAACTACAGGTCGGATGAAAGAATCGAAACAGAGTGGACTATAGCCAAAGGTGAGTACAAGGCTGATAATGGATTTAAATTAAAATTTGATATTGATAGAGATGATATTAATTATGACGCATCAGGTTATGAAGATCACGAAGGTTGGGATACATATTTTGCAGCTTACTATCCCCTTGCATCTGTAGAATTGGCTGGACTTATATTTAAAAATGAGATAGGTGCCGAGATGTACTATGACCAAGAGGATTCTTATGACAAAAACGGCTCAACACAAGCAGAAAAAGAGGAAACAGAATTAGGACTTGCTCTTAAAATAAAGACTAAATTAAATGATATTACAACTTGGTCAACTAAATTATGGACTAGAAATGTTGATTATGAAAAGGGAACAACTGATGATGATGTTCTTTATGGTATAGAAACTACAGTGGGGATGGATTTCAACAAAAGCTGGTCAGCTGAATTGGAAGTTGATGGTTTCTGGGGTGGATACAGTGACAGTGGCAGCACATTTGCAGGTGACGGAATTGATTCATTCAACTATGAGGTCTTCGCATACTTAAACTATGTTCAAGACTTATATAAGAGAGATGATTTCAAATTATATTTTGCAACTGAATTTGCAGCTGAGTACTATGCTCAGGGAGACGACTATAAAGATGCAAAAGAAGATTATGCAACACATTATATGATGCCTGGAGTGGGATTCAAATACGGAGTGACAGAGTCTGTGGCATTTCATGGTTGGACAGGATACAAGGTGCTAGGAGAAATAGCTAAGGGAGATGGAACTGTAGGTGATAACAACGAGTGGGAATCGGTGCTGGGATTTAAAGTAACTATGTAATCTTATTTTATCTGACTTTCCTCGAGTCAGATATAATAAAAACCCGGTTTTTAACTGGGTTTTTAATTGAATAGAAGGATTTATATTTATCGGGATTCTTTTACAGTTTCTAAATATCTTTGACACTGGGAGCATTTGGCCATGTTTTTTTCCCTTATGAACTCTATAGGCTCACAGCTTGTTTGTTTATTACAGTATGGGCACTCTTGGGTACAGAAGAGAGAAGTAATTTTTCTTTTAATAAATTTAAAAAATTTATAGATGCTATAATCATACATAACCTAAGTTACTACCTTTATTAAATTAAAGTATTGAATTTATCGGGATTCGTTACTTTTCTCTTGAAAGAAAAGTAACCAAAAGTTCAAGCCTATGAAAAATCAGCTAAACAACCTTGAAAATCCAATAGCAATAAGGAAACTCAGAAAACAAGTTTCTGAGAACCAGAAAATATACTCGTATCACTCGTTATTTTTTGGCTACTCGCTGCGCTCAGACAGTCGATTTTTTCTAAGGATTTTACTGCGGTTATTCTTAACGCTGATTTTATCAATGGCAAGGGAAAAGAGATAAAAACCTCTCGCAAAAGAAGGTATTTATAGTTTTGGCTTTAACTCTGTAAGACTCATTCTTTTTCTTTGTGCCCTCTGTGTTCAAGAGGTTGTGCCCTTATTCGTGTTAATTTTTCTGTCTTTTATTGATTTTCATTCGTGACAAAATCTTTTGATTCTGATATTCAGATAAATTCAGTAATTTATAATAATTTTTTTTTAGTAGCAACTTGGGTTACATAGTAAATTACCTCATAGTTATTTGAAACATAGAAAAAATTCTTTTTTTACTTTTTATATTATAACCTTAAACAGATAAAAAATGACCACAGAAGGATAAATCTGGATATAAGGAATATTGGAGTTGAGGATTACAAGTCAGTGACCTTTTCAATCTTGTTGGGAAAGACAAAGAAAACAATGTCAGAAGTATATACTTTTAGTCTGCATGATTTTAAATCTGGTAAAAAATATAAATTTAACTCTGAGTTATATGTTGGAGATGTCAGAGGTAAAAAATCAGAAGTTAGATTTATTGGGGGAGAAGCTGAATAGCTTTTCCTCTTTTGTTTTGCAGAGGGGGTTTAGCTGTGTTATAATATTACGAAAAAGCGAAAAAAAAGGAGATTGAAATATGAAAAGAGCTGTGCTTTTAGATGTGAGTGCAATTATGTATAGAGCTTTTTTTGCTCATATGAATTTTAAGACAAAAAATGAACCTACAGGAGCAGTATTTGGTTTTACCAATACACTGCTGGCAATTATTAATGAGTTTTCACCTGATTATATTGGAGCTGCCTTTGATGTCAAAAGATCAACTCTGAAAAGAAGTGAAAAGTATAAAGAATATAAAGCTGCCAGAAAACCCATACCTGAAGATCTAATGGCTCAAATCCCAAGAATAGAGGACCTTTTGGAGTGTTTTGGGATAGAAAAATTTAAAATAGATGGTCATGAGGCAGATGATGTCATAGGGGCCCTGGCAAAGAAACTATCTGCAGACAACATAGAGGTCTATATAATAACAGGTGATAAAGACCTTTCCCAGCTTGTTGACGGCAACATAAACATAGCTCTTTTAGGAAAAGGCGAGGGGAAAGAAAGGTTTAAAATCCTCAGAACTGAAAAGGATGTAGTAGAACAGTTAGGAGTTAAACCTAATGATATACCGGATTTATTTGGACTTATAGGAGATGCCAGTGACGGTATTCCTGGGGTTCGTAAAATAGGTGCTAAAAAAGCCTTGATAATGCTCCAAAAGTATAAGAATTTAGAAGGAGTCTATAATCACCTTGATGAACTGTCTGATCTTCCGGGAATAGGAAAGGGCCTTGTGAAGAATATAGAGGAGGACAAAGAACTTGCATTTCTCAGCAGAGATTTAGCAACAATAGATCTAGACATACCTGTAGATTATAATCCTCATAAACTTCAACATGGTATAGAAGAGGAAAAACTTTATGAACTCTTTAAAAATCTGGAATTTAAAGCTCTTATAAAAAAATTGAATCTGAAAGATCAAGAGTTTAGAAAAGAATCTGCAGAAGAAAAAAAAGAAAATTCTTCACAGGATAACAATCAAATGAGTCTTTTTGGTGGGAAAGTTGTAGAAGAGTTGGTTGTTGAGAGAGAAAACAAGATAATTACATCTGAAGAGATGTTTGAGGAGATGCTGAAAAAGGCAAAGAGTGAAAAAATTGCGGGAGTTCTCTATGAAGAATGTGGAGTGGCAGTGACCTTGAAAAATTGCAACTACTACTTACCTGTGAGTCACGATTTTGTGGGAGCTAAAAATATAAATAGAAACCTTTTAGAGAAATTTTTATCTTCAGATATAGATTTTATATCATATAAATTTAAGGATACCCTGAATGAAGGATACGAGATAAGGAACATTCATTTTGATGTCATGATAGCGTATTTTCTTTTGACTGCCCAGACGAAAGAAAGTATAGAGGTGGTTCTTCATAATGAAACTGGGGACGATTTTCCTTTATATAAGGAGGTTTTTGGAAAAGAAGTCCCATCAAAACTTCCGGTAGAAGAATACGGAGAGTTTATGATGAAAAGAAGTGAATCTCTCTATGATATATATAAAGATTTGAAAAATAGAATCGAAGAGGAAGAAATGCACGATCTTTTTTACAATGTAGAGATGAAGCTTATTTTGATTCTTTCTAAGATGGAACAAGAGGGGATAGCCATAGACCCCGAATATTTTCGAGAATACAGTTTAGAACTTACTGATAAACTCCAAGAGTTGAAGGAAAATATATTTAAAATCTCCGAAGAGGAATTTAACCTGAATTCACCTAAACAACTTGCTGATATACTTTTTATGAAGCTGAATATAGAGCCTGTTACTAAAACAAAGACAGGTTTTTCTACAAATGTAGATGTCTTAGAGACACTTAGAGACAGAGGTGAGAAGATAGCTGAATATATATTGGACTACAGGAAACTTACAAAACTTCAGAGCACCTATGTGGATGCACTTCCAAAACTGGCAGATAAAAAAAACAGGCTTCATACAACCTTCAATCAGACAGGTGCAGCCACAGGAAGGTTGTCATCTTCTAATCCAAATCTTCAAAATATACCTGTAAAAAGTGACGAGGGAATAAAAATAAGACGTGGTTTTGTGTCTGATGAAGGGAATACTCTTTTGGCCGTAGATTACTCCCAGGTAGAGCTCCGAGTACTAGCAGAGCTTTCAGGAGATGAGACTCTTATAAAAGCCTACTCAGATGGACTAGACCTTCATGATCTTACGGCAAAAAAAATATTTGATATAAGCACGGATGTCACGAGAAGCCAAAGAACCATGGCAAAGATAGTAAACTTTAGTATTATTTATGGAAAAACTCCCTTTGGACTTTCTAAAGAATTGGGAATAAGTCAAAAAGATGCCAAGGAGTATATAAAAAGATATTTTGCCCAATATCCGAGAGTTAAAGAACTTGAAGAGAAAATTATAAAAAACGCAGAAGAAACGGGATATGTAAAAACTTATTTTGGAAGAAAAAGAGCAGTAGACGGGATCACCTCAAAAAATGGGAACATAAAAAAACAGGCTAACAGAATGGCTGTAAATACAGTTATCCAGGGAACTGCAGCGGATATTCTGAAAAAAGTAATGATAGAGATAGATAAAAAAATCGGAGATAGAAAAGATATAAAAATGAATCTTCAAGTTCATGATGAACTGATTTTTGAAGTTAAAGATGAGAGTGTAGAAAAATACGCAGATATAATAAAGGATATAATGGAAAACAGCATAAAATTCAAAAATGTCAAACTAGAGGCAAATATTGCCCACGGGAAAAACTGGGCAGAAGCTAAATAAAAAAGGGGGGGGAGATGTCATATACTCACATGGTAAAAGAGGAGGTATTGAAAAAAGAGATAAAATCTCCTTTGGAGAAATTTTTGGAGATATACTCCTTTTTAAAGGGTAAAAATTCAATTTTAGAAGATAGAATAGAGATAAAACTTGAGAATAGAGAGATAGCGGAGAGAGTCTATGAATTTTTAAGAGAGATTACTCAGATGAAGATTTTTATAAAGTACTCTGTGAGTAGAAGACTAGGAGAGCACAATGTCTATACTATAACCCTTCCCAAACAAAAGGGCTATGCTGATTTTATAAATAAGCTTAATAGATATGATAATATCGAGCTTGCTGCTTATGATGAAAAATTTAAGGGCTTTTTAAGAGGTCTTTTTTTAAGCTGTGGATATATAAAATCTCCTGATAAAGAGTATGCAATGGATTTTTTTATCGACAGTGAAGAAATTGGAGAAAAACTATATAAGACTTTAAAAAAGAAGGATAAGAGAGTCTTTAAAACCAAAAAAAGAAATAAATCTCTTATATATCTCAGAAATTCTGAAGATATCATGGACATAATGGTCAATGTGGGAGCTATCACACAGTTTTTCAAATATGAAGAGGTAACTATGATGAGAGATTTGAAAAACAAGACCATAAGAGAGATCAACTGGGAAGTAGCCAATGAAACTAAGACTCTAGATACTGGAAAAAAACAGATAAAAATGATAAAATACATAGGTAAGAAAATAGGACTAAATAATCTGACTGGAGTTCTTGAGGAAGTTGCTTTTTTAAGACTTCATAATCCTGAAAGTTCTCTTACAGAACTTGCAGAGATGGTAGGAATATCCAAATCTGGGATAAGAAACAGATTTCGTAGAATAGAACAGGTTTACAATGAACTGATAGAAAAAGAAAAAACCGGAGAGAAACAAGAGTGAGGGGCTATG is drawn from uncultured Ilyobacter sp. and contains these coding sequences:
- a CDS encoding DUF2628 domain-containing protein; amino-acid sequence: MNYEDKALLSYLGKKKGFEWYKKSFAKHDAKNGKFAWSWSFWAFIGGGWYFIYRRMFVEGICLLALGVFLTFTYPAMMLSLKISMGGIAPYMVYVRYKTAKDDVESKYKKESGRLEALKERGGYFQQSIYLAIGAYLLTLGFIVYAYVTAG
- a CDS encoding VOC family protein is translated as MKIKKLYHLCIQTNCYEKSKKFYIEVLGFELVTLLLL
- a CDS encoding MipA/OmpV family protein, with amino-acid sequence MKNKFALIFLAGLLFSTTAKGDQENKMTLSVGAGAITQNSIYQSEDKYETFPVAAVNLRYDNFYINYDEIGYDLYSEDGMKLGLIGKVHLGYDSDDLKDEYEAMEDREYDFHLGLKTTYNYDIYKFVTFATGDISGRSDGKSLGFEGSARYTLIDRRLYFIPAAGVTYVDEDFVDYFYGVKESEAVSGGINGGSEYRGAGDVIYGLKGSFSYIYNSDLSFQWINGVKLYGGHINDSSIVRKDYSFYTGLIVTYRFL
- a CDS encoding single-stranded DNA-binding protein, encoding MNLVVLTGRLTRDPELKYGQSGKAYCRFSLAVDRPFQKGEADFINCVAFGKTAELIGEYLRKGRKTGVQGRLQMNRYEVEGEKRTTYDVIVDNIEFLEGRNSEPSPNNSNSQGGYSNSNSYSKPSKPQAPSHSQPETESFEDDDEFPF
- the whiA gene encoding DNA-binding protein WhiA; this encodes MSYTHMVKEEVLKKEIKSPLEKFLEIYSFLKGKNSILEDRIEIKLENREIAERVYEFLREITQMKIFIKYSVSRRLGEHNVYTITLPKQKGYADFINKLNRYDNIELAAYDEKFKGFLRGLFLSCGYIKSPDKEYAMDFFIDSEEIGEKLYKTLKKKDKRVFKTKKRNKSLIYLRNSEDIMDIMVNVGAITQFFKYEEVTMMRDLKNKTIREINWEVANETKTLDTGKKQIKMIKYIGKKIGLNNLTGVLEEVAFLRLHNPESSLTELAEMVGISKSGIRNRFRRIEQVYNELIEKEKTGEKQE
- a CDS encoding Cof-type HAD-IIB family hydrolase yields the protein MIKLIATDMDGSLLNDDHKIDEEFWEVFREIRKKNIIFSAASGRQYYNLLEKFDSIKDDMLFIAENGTYVIKNGIELFSVTIDKKDALELIEIGRGIEGAYLVICGKKSAYIESSDEKLVSEVSRYYSRFKIVDDVTQVNDDILKITLCDFKGSEENSHKYFINYENKFNIAVSGKLWLDIIHMKANKGTAIKKIQKFFQITPCETMVFGDYLNDLEMVKNAKYGYAMENAHPLLKKEANFIAETNNQNGVVKKIKEILL
- the polA gene encoding DNA polymerase I; this translates as MKRAVLLDVSAIMYRAFFAHMNFKTKNEPTGAVFGFTNTLLAIINEFSPDYIGAAFDVKRSTLKRSEKYKEYKAARKPIPEDLMAQIPRIEDLLECFGIEKFKIDGHEADDVIGALAKKLSADNIEVYIITGDKDLSQLVDGNINIALLGKGEGKERFKILRTEKDVVEQLGVKPNDIPDLFGLIGDASDGIPGVRKIGAKKALIMLQKYKNLEGVYNHLDELSDLPGIGKGLVKNIEEDKELAFLSRDLATIDLDIPVDYNPHKLQHGIEEEKLYELFKNLEFKALIKKLNLKDQEFRKESAEEKKENSSQDNNQMSLFGGKVVEELVVERENKIITSEEMFEEMLKKAKSEKIAGVLYEECGVAVTLKNCNYYLPVSHDFVGAKNINRNLLEKFLSSDIDFISYKFKDTLNEGYEIRNIHFDVMIAYFLLTAQTKESIEVVLHNETGDDFPLYKEVFGKEVPSKLPVEEYGEFMMKRSESLYDIYKDLKNRIEEEEMHDLFYNVEMKLILILSKMEQEGIAIDPEYFREYSLELTDKLQELKENIFKISEEEFNLNSPKQLADILFMKLNIEPVTKTKTGFSTNVDVLETLRDRGEKIAEYILDYRKLTKLQSTYVDALPKLADKKNRLHTTFNQTGAATGRLSSSNPNLQNIPVKSDEGIKIRRGFVSDEGNTLLAVDYSQVELRVLAELSGDETLIKAYSDGLDLHDLTAKKIFDISTDVTRSQRTMAKIVNFSIIYGKTPFGLSKELGISQKDAKEYIKRYFAQYPRVKELEEKIIKNAEETGYVKTYFGRKRAVDGITSKNGNIKKQANRMAVNTVIQGTAADILKKVMIEIDKKIGDRKDIKMNLQVHDELIFEVKDESVEKYADIIKDIMENSIKFKNVKLEANIAHGKNWAEAK